The proteins below come from a single Deltaproteobacteria bacterium genomic window:
- a CDS encoding SDR family oxidoreductase, whose translation MRRLENRVAIVTGGGSGIGRATALALAREGAAVLVADISRERAEEVAAEVRAAGGAARARVADVADEASVAAMVAAAVAAFGGLDILHNNAAATDWAVMGGDGEVAQLDLAIWERTLAVNLRGPFLGCKHAIPALLARGRGAIVNTSSASGLTGDLVRTAYGVSKAGLAVLTQSVATQYGKRGIRCNAIAPGVIETPALRQNVAPEQIALYERHHLTPRLGSPDDIANAVVFLASDDAAFITGQVISVDGGLLAHHPTVAEVRGLAEKEP comes from the coding sequence ATGCGCAGACTCGAGAACCGCGTCGCGATCGTGACGGGCGGCGGCTCGGGCATCGGGCGTGCGACTGCGCTCGCGCTCGCGCGCGAAGGCGCCGCGGTGCTCGTCGCCGACATCTCGCGCGAGCGCGCGGAGGAGGTCGCGGCGGAGGTGCGCGCTGCGGGCGGCGCTGCGCGCGCGCGCGTTGCCGACGTTGCGGACGAAGCCTCGGTCGCGGCGATGGTGGCGGCAGCCGTCGCGGCGTTCGGCGGTCTCGACATCCTCCACAACAACGCCGCTGCGACCGACTGGGCGGTAATGGGCGGCGACGGCGAAGTCGCGCAGCTCGACCTCGCGATCTGGGAGCGCACGCTCGCTGTGAACCTGCGTGGCCCGTTTCTCGGTTGCAAGCACGCGATCCCCGCGCTGCTCGCGCGCGGCCGCGGCGCGATCGTGAACACGTCGTCCGCGTCGGGCCTCACGGGGGACCTCGTGCGCACGGCCTACGGCGTCTCGAAGGCGGGCCTCGCGGTGCTCACCCAGTCGGTCGCGACGCAGTACGGCAAGCGCGGCATTCGCTGCAACGCGATTGCGCCCGGCGTGATCGAGACGCCCGCGTTGCGCCAGAACGTGGCGCCCGAGCAGATCGCGCTGTACGAGCGCCACCACCTGACGCCGCGCCTCGGCTCGCCCGATGACATCGCGAACGCTGTCGTGTTCCTCGCATCCGACGACGCCGCGTTCATTACGGGGCAAGTGATCTCGGTCGACGGCGGGTTGCTCGCGCACCACCCGACCGTCGCCGAAGTGCGCGGCCTCGCGGAGAAGGAGCCGTGA
- a CDS encoding cytochrome P450 produces MSDFAFDPFDPKQTQHMWDRLARMRREAPVTRPIPGFVFVARYHDVRAVFRDTVTYSAREGFRGPGVVLPYEESFLGELDPPEHPKLRMLMMQAFRPGMERAAEPFTRAWASRKLDAIAAKGGGDLVSELGIHLPPAVTAHMLGIPTEHIERVGQWGFELLHSTWPQLNRTERGEGLGGAFPELAQFLDEQIERRRESSNPPDDLITRMTRAEVDGRKLSSLQIRTLCANCLLASQSTANLVGNLLYRFASDVELERRLRAQPSLITSAVEESLRFDAPVLFLFRTARIDHEIARVPVRAGERIIMGIASGNRDETVWERADEFWLERDWKRAPEILTFGPGPHLCLGNQIARIEARVVLELVIEKFAPRALRMAKGFTRALVPMFLEYGPESLEVAID; encoded by the coding sequence GTGAGCGACTTCGCGTTCGATCCCTTCGACCCGAAGCAGACGCAGCACATGTGGGATCGCCTCGCGCGCATGCGGCGGGAGGCGCCGGTCACGCGGCCGATTCCCGGCTTCGTGTTCGTCGCGCGCTACCACGACGTGAGGGCGGTGTTCCGCGACACCGTGACGTACTCCGCGCGCGAGGGATTTCGCGGGCCTGGCGTCGTGCTGCCATACGAAGAGAGCTTCCTCGGCGAGCTCGATCCGCCGGAACACCCGAAGCTGCGCATGCTGATGATGCAGGCGTTTCGCCCTGGCATGGAGCGCGCAGCGGAGCCGTTCACGCGCGCGTGGGCGTCGCGCAAGCTCGACGCGATCGCGGCGAAGGGCGGCGGCGATCTCGTCTCCGAGCTCGGGATTCATCTCCCGCCCGCGGTGACGGCGCACATGCTCGGCATCCCGACCGAGCACATCGAGCGCGTGGGGCAGTGGGGCTTCGAGCTGCTGCACTCGACGTGGCCGCAGCTGAATCGCACCGAGCGCGGCGAAGGCCTCGGCGGCGCGTTCCCGGAGCTCGCGCAGTTCCTCGACGAGCAGATCGAGCGACGCCGCGAGAGCTCGAACCCACCCGACGATCTGATCACCCGCATGACGCGCGCCGAAGTCGACGGACGCAAGCTCTCCTCGCTGCAGATCCGCACGCTGTGCGCGAACTGCCTGCTCGCGAGCCAGAGCACCGCGAACCTCGTGGGCAACTTGCTCTACCGCTTCGCGAGCGACGTCGAGCTCGAGCGCCGCTTGCGCGCGCAGCCGAGCCTAATCACTTCCGCGGTCGAAGAGTCGCTGCGCTTCGACGCGCCGGTGCTCTTTCTCTTCCGCACGGCGCGCATCGATCACGAGATCGCCCGCGTGCCGGTGCGCGCGGGCGAACGCATCATCATGGGCATCGCGTCGGGCAATCGCGACGAGACGGTGTGGGAGCGCGCGGACGAGTTCTGGCTCGAGCGCGACTGGAAGCGCGCCCCGGAGATCCTCACGTTCGGCCCCGGCCCGCATTTGTGCCTCGGCAACCAGATCGCGCGCATTGAAGCGCGCGTGGTGCTGGAGCTCGTGATCGAGAAGTTCGCGCCGAGGGCGCTGCGGATGGCAAAGGGCTTCACGCGCGCGCTCGTGCCAATGTTCCTCGAGTACGGACCGGAGAGTCTCGAGGTCGCGATCGACTGA